One Dunckerocampus dactyliophorus isolate RoL2022-P2 chromosome 6, RoL_Ddac_1.1, whole genome shotgun sequence genomic window, CGCACTCGATATTCAGTGGAAAACTATGAACATTTAGACAAGGATGATTACATGGATTTGGGGGTGCTGGACTCTGAGCTGGATGCCCTTAATCATCCATGTGGAAACCAGAGGATCCCTGACTGTATTGTGGAATCGGTGATGAACCACGGCAGGGATGAAATTCCATTGGCTTGCTCCGAGTCTATTAAACAAAGTGTACCAAAATCAAGAAAGAAGTGTGATTTTTACGAGACACAGTCTTCAGATCTGATAAAAGTTATAAACCAGTCAGGTGACTTGGCGCTGGAGCAAGGACGGATGAAGGAGGAAGAGGCATCCGCAGtagggagggaggagggagaGAAGTCTCAGATATTGCATTTTGCTGGGGACTCTCCGAATGAAGTTGCCTTAGAGCAGAGGCAGGAGAGGAAGGAAAGGGATGAAGCAGGTGATGGAAATGCAGACACAGGGGTCTTTAAAGAAGTCAACAAAGACACAGACAAAGAGAAGGCTGGACCTAATTCTGAGTTCCAGAAGCTTCTTGACCTCATTCAGACTGGTGTAGTTACTTGCCAGTCGGATTCTTCAAGTTCATCCCCTCTTTCGCTATGCCATGGACAGAAGTTGGATACAGTCTGCAAGATAGAAGAAGCCTTTGGCTGTTGGTCTCAGAGTGAGGAAAGAGAACTGAACTTAAACACAGCTATAAGCAGTAAAGGTGATTTACCGGATTGTGTCTTGGACTGGAAAGCTGCTGACTCTTATACAGATGATGAGGAGGTTCTTAAAAATGAAACAACAGTTGGTGTAAGAAAGCCAGATGCTGCTGCAAATAGCCTATGGGCTACAGAAGACAAAGAAATCGATGACACTGAGCATGAGGAAGACATGAAGTGCAAAGAGCAGGGAGACATTGAGATGACAGTGCAGCTTGATAGCAGCCATTCTATTGGTGTATGTCAGGCTCCTGAAGGCAGCTGTGTTCTCAGTGGAGACACCCAAGAACCAAGGCAGCGTCAAGGTCGTAGATCAGGGAAACAGTGCAAACTAGCCCTCACCTTCACTCAAAACTGCTCAGCTCCATTACTGAAAACACTTGAATGTTCCAGTACCACAGTGCAAAATACTAATTATGGTCAAAGTCACCTCATAACACATCCTAACTGTGACACCAGCTTCAATCCTAAACCAGACTTGTTCACCAAGCCCAAAGAAGACATCCATCTGCAAGCCTCCTCGCCTCTCTGTCCAGATGGAGGTTGCCCCACCCAGACTGAACCTCAGGACTTTGCCCTCCTTTGGCGTGTTAATCGTCAAGACAATCCACCATGCACTGCAGTCACTGCTTGCAGCTACTTGGGTAAAATCACAATCCTATGTGGCGACGCCTCGCGTTTTGTACCAGAGCTTGCATCAGCAGTTTCTGCTGCAGTTGCAGTTCACCCTTCTACTCAAAACTTGATACCGTACAACGTGGTGCATGAGAAAGGCACACAGGTGGAGGACACTGAATTTGGGACAACCCAAAGCCGCCTTGAGAGCCTGAGCATCCTCAGCCGTCATTTTAAACTAGTTGGTTTTGAAACATTGGAAGACTTGTATGACAAATGTCAGCAAGACTTGGAGTGGACAACCAACTTGCTGCTGGACTCTGGAGAAAAGCTCTTCAGAGTTGAGGATGTTTTGGAGGAGCGCAGTGCTCAGGTAAAAGTTGAAGAGACCACTACACCTTTAGAAAAAGCATTAGAAACCAAAGTGGGGGATGAGCTTCCCTCTGTAGAGCCGACTGATATTGTCCACATTCTTCAACAATCTGCATGTGAGGCACTCCGCAAGTTGGGTGGGACCTCCTGCAGTGATTTATCTAGTTTTGGAGGCACAGCTTCTCCAGTCAGAAACACAAACCAGTTTGATACACTTTCACACACAGTAAAAGACAATCCAAGTGCAACTGCTTTGGAAAAAGATGCTGACAATGAACCCAAAGGAACAATGGAGGAGTGGAGTGTTGAGACTGAAGATGACATTGCCAGTTTGGATGAGGTCAACCGGCTGCTGGAAGAGTTGGAGAGCGTAGAAGGACAGAAGAAAGAGGAAAGGAGTGGTGTGCAAGAGAGAGGCAGCCATGTCCTGAACATACAGTGTGTGGAACTGAAACTACCCACTGAGTTGGCCCTGCAACTAACTGAACTGTTTGGACCTGTGGGGATAGAACCAGGTAACCACGCAAGCTATAGCTGTAGGCTTGTCAATCACTTACATGACCAACTCAAATGACGCCTACACTGTGTTCAGGTACATGCTCTTCTGAAGACTATGCAGTGCAGATGGACATGAACCTGGCTAAGCTGCTCCACCAGAAGTGGAAAGAAACAATTCAGGTGAACTTCAGTTTTTTTCAAATAACCAATACTTGACATATCTGTGCAAGTTAAAACCTGGTGTTTTGCAGGAAAGACAAAGAGAAGCATCTATTTCCTGCCACTTACCTCAAAACAGTAAGTTAACACCCACTTATGGAAAAACGTAACACCCATCTAGATCAAACAAACAGTATAGCAAGCAAACTTAAATACACAAGTCATACAGTATCTTCTCaatggacaatactatagaattGAAACTTAGCTATACTTTACTTTAAAGTAGTCTGTGAATagtatgtacagtcgtccctcgtttagcgcggttaattggttgccgaccatgataagtgaacttccgcaaagtatgattcaatattaataaattgaatatgttcttagttagaacatagaaaatgtaataatgtcagaacccgttggtggacagcGGTTAGCGTTGCCGTCAAGCTGAAAACCTAACCTATCGGACTTTTTGGTCCATGGGACTCTGGAGGCCAAGCGGTTTGCGGCTCCAGCAGTTGCAGAGGCAAAAAGTTTGACGTGGGAGGAGTTAGAGTAGGCCATGGAGAAGGACTTCTGGACGGCTGTGAACAGATTCTGGACCATGATCCGccatctcaggagggggaagcagtacactgtcaacaccgtgtatggtggggatggtgtgggGGTGTCTTGGTTGCCACGAATCTGCAGCATCGcatggacatcgggggcggtgcctctagattggcagaccagggtggtgtGTTCCAATTATCGTGAGATCACACTCTTCAGCCTTTATTTTAAGGTTTATACAGAGGTCCTGAAGAGGAGCGTCAGCCAGATAGTTGAATCTTGGATTCAGGAGGCGCAacgtggttttcgtcctggttgtggaactgtggaccaactcaaCCCACTCAGCAGGATACTTTAGGGcaagggtccccaaccactgggctgCGGCCCAGTACCGGTCCATGGGTGGGGCCGAACCGGACCgtgggaagctttcaggtgcaatgatagataaataaaaatacacttgtaaattacatcacattttatgtaatgcatatcaattttggaaataagggccattgttttacttaaaaaaaaaaaaaaaaaaaaacagttacaaatcccatagttttggcatttatatgtttgttgcaagcggcgACCCGTCACACTTTGTTTGACCGTCCCTGAACTCACCATCGTGCGTgtgcaaactttttcatgtcgcacagatagactactactgtatttttactgtttttctaTCACCTCATATtaggtctcaaatgctgatactatgtgggaatgcataaaggtaaattttgatgacattattgagtgctaatgtgcacatttgtctcaagttaattcatgcttgcacactgccttttaccacacatgtcaaacagcgatgtaataatctctctgaaaaacaaactctagGTTTGTACTGCTGGAcggtgggtctgcatt contains:
- the n4bp2 gene encoding NEDD4-binding protein 2 isoform X3 → MPRRKKNGQSPARVSDWELVGESLDQGYAVAMASNFPPSKESYNREKITQNMREMFSHLDPEVIHMVLAECDFKVESAMDALLELSIAAELAAPVLLPVSGFERTAAALLSPSHVSQPAPEAVSEQVTSPLSTSLLTEELDFQVEQELQNLTAPQEAGITLSLPQSQQVFPELLHFNRCGRGSPGHLVPSGQSSPIDPLRTQARKLFADFPHQRTEEPADMSQTSLNLASAERPSAFQMYKKNGSSHINSENAVGRAQMTATSWNLNSPAFFPGFHGNQRPCFITPAAPLNWPRQDGPPSPWRGQAPLRHSANIPTSRAMAAAAQPPIRSSRLRLEGRVLVLIRGAPGSGKTTLARAFVEYNAGAVALSTDDYFTRQGHYHFDPTALGEAHEWNHKRAKEAFERGANPIIIDNTNMQGWEMKPYVAQALKHNYKVLFREPDTWWKNKPRELQRRTKHNVPVETIRRMLNGYEQFVTVKSIMGSFMPEWKQRLLLENRSMQCVTPDAKCPDLVNESGLMIKSCRPHLYSSLPDVSSTGHFCEVGKLEDDSRTRYSVENYEHLDKDDYMDLGVLDSELDALNHPCGNQRIPDCIVESVMNHGRDEIPLACSESIKQSVPKSRKKCDFYETQSSDLIKVINQSGDLALEQGRMKEEEASAVGREEGEKSQILHFAGDSPNEVALEQRQERKERDEAGDGNADTGVFKEVNKDTDKEKAGPNSEFQKLLDLIQTGVVTCQSDSSSSSPLSLCHGQKLDTVCKIEEAFGCWSQSEERELNLNTAISSKGDLPDCVLDWKAADSYTDDEEVLKNETTVGVRKPDAAANSLWATEDKEIDDTEHEEDMKCKEQGDIEMTVQLDSSHSIGVCQAPEGSCVLSGDTQEPRQRQGRRSGKQCKLALTFTQNCSAPLLKTLECSSTTVQNTNYGQSHLITHPNCDTSFNPKPDLFTKPKEDIHLQASSPLCPDGGCPTQTEPQDFALLWRVNRQDNPPCTAVTACSYLGKITILCGDASRFVPELASAVSAAVAVHPSTQNLIPYNVVHEKGTQVEDTEFGTTQSRLESLSILSRHFKLVGFETLEDLYDKCQQDLEWTTNLLLDSGEKLFRVEDVLEERSAQVKVEETTTPLEKALETKVGDELPSVEPTDIVHILQQSACEALRKLGGTSCSDLSSFGGTASPVRNTNQFDTLSHTVKDNPSATALEKDADNEPKGTMEEWSVETEDDIASLDEVNRLLEELESVEGQKKEERSGVQERGSHVLNIQCVELKLPTELALQLTELFGPVGIEPGTCSSEDYAVQMDMNLAKLLHQKWKETIQERQREASISCHLPQNTPWSGSHLGKAISHLRNKDADSQAGLPVMDHWNFSQPPISLRNIMKEELVMQKNMEKSRQSRRDGASMLKEEQLYSRFPTIDRHFLQEIFRDHNYCLSQTVLFLNSLLDQEPVKTIVAPELSKSDHYRPASKEREQLQDLEDLL